A single genomic interval of Megalobrama amblycephala isolate DHTTF-2021 linkage group LG17, ASM1881202v1, whole genome shotgun sequence harbors:
- the rpl7 gene encoding 60S ribosomal protein L7: MAGETKKKVPSVPESLLKRRQRYAAIKAVRLKKAMADKKARKVTRKLIFKRAEAYHKEYREMYRREVRMNRMARKAGNYYVPAEPKLAFVIRIRGINGVSPKVRKVLQLLRLRQIFNGVFVKLNKATINMLRIAEPYIAWGYPNLKSVRELIYKRGFGKIKKQRIALTDNSLIEKTLGQCGIICVEDLIHEIYTVGKNFKAANNFLWPFKLSSPRGGMNKKTTHFVEGGDAGNREDQINRLVRRMN; this comes from the exons ATGGCGGGTGAAAC AAAGAAGAAGGTTCCCTCAGTCCCCGAAAGCCTCTTGAAGAGGCGACAGCGGTATGCTGCCATCAAGGCCGTGCGTCTGAAGAAGGCGATGGCTGACAAGAAG GCACGCAAAGTCACCAGGAAGCTCATCTTCAAGAGAGCTGAAGCTTACCATAAGGAATACAGGGAGATGTACAGGCGTGAAGTCCGCATGAACAGGATGGCTCGCAAGGCAGGCAACTACTACGTCCCAGCTGAGCCCAAACTGGCATTTGTCATCAGGATCAGAGG TATCAATGGTGTCAGCCCCAAAGTCCGCAAGGTGCTTCAACTGCTCCGTCTCCGCCAGATCTTCAACGGTGTCTTTGTCAAACTGAACAAGGCCACCATCAACATGCTCCGAATTGCAGAGCCCTACATTGCCTGGGG ctaCCCCAACCTTAAATCTGTGCGAGAGCTCATCTACAAGCGTGGATTCGGCAAGATCAAGAAGCAGCGCATTGCACTCACAGATAACTCCCTGATTGAGAAGACCCTTG GTCAGTGTGGAATCATCTGCGTTGAGGATCTCATCCATGAGATCTACACTGTTGGAAAGAACTTCAAGGCTGCAAACAACTTCCTCTGGCCATTCAAACTGTCCTCTCCTCGTGGTGGCATGAACAAGAAGACCACCCACTTTGTTGAGGGAGGTGATGCAGGAAATAGGGAGGACCAGATCAACAGACTCGTCAGAAGAATGAACTAA